In the genome of Mucilaginibacter sp. 14171R-50, the window TCAAACATTTTGGTAAGCTCACGCGATACGGAAAGCTGGCGGTCGGCTCCAAAAAAGGTGATCATTTCATCCAGCGTCTTCAATAAACGGTGGGGCGACTCGTAAAGTATAATGGTGCGTTCTTCTGTAGCCAGTAATTTATAGCGGGTTTGGCGCCCTTTTTTCAGCGGCAAAAACCCCTCAAAGCAAAATTTATCTGTAGGGAAGCCCGAGTTTACCAACGCTGGTACAAAAGCTGTTGCGCCGGGCAGGCATTCAACCGCGATATTATATTTTAATGCCTCGCGCACCAGGAAAAACCCCGGGTCGGATATGGCAGGCGTACCGGCGTCACTTATCAGCGCGATATTCTGGCCCATCAGCAAAAATTTAATGATCTCGTTACTGCTTTGATGCTCGTTATGCTGATGATGAGCGAACACCTTGTTCTGTATGTCGAAATGCTTCAGCATGGGGGCAGAGGTGCGTGTATCTTCAGCCAGTATAAGGTCAGCCTCTTTTAAAATACGGATAGCCCTAAAGGTCATATCCTCCAGGTTGCCAATAGGGGTGGGTACTAAATAGAGTTTACCGGGCATTCAGTTCGCAGTTTTTGGTTCGCAGTTCGCAGCGCCATACGGTTACCATTTACAAAAAAGCTGTAAACTGCCTACGGCAAACTGCAAACTGTTATATTTGCCTTTTAAAATAAAATCAATGCTGCAAGTTAGTTATATCCGCGATAACAGGGAACAGGTTTTAGAGCGTTTGGCTGTAAAAAATTTTAAACAGCCCGAATTGGTTGATGAAATTATCCGTTTGGATAATGAACGGCTGGCAGCGCAGCGCGAAAGTGAAGAATCCAAAGCGGCAGCAAATCAGGGTGCCAAACAAATTGGCGAACTGATGCGCGCGGGTAAAAAAGCGGAAGCGGAACAACTTAAGGCCAACACCGGCAACGCCAAGGAGAATATCAAAAAATTAGATGAGCAGCTTGCCACTATTGAAGAAAGCCTGTATCAAAAAATTATTTTATTGCCCAATTTGCCGCATGCGTCTGTGCCTAAAGGTCTCACGCCCGAAGAGAACGAAGTAGTGCTTGAAAGCGGCAACAAACCCGTGCTACCTGACAATGCCCTGCCGCACTGGGAACTTGCTGCTAAATATGATCTGATAGATTTTGAGCTGGGTGTTAAAATAACCGGCGCGGGATTCCCGGTGTACAAAAATAAGGGCGCCAAATTACAGCGCGCGCTGATCAACTTTTTTATTGACGAAGCTGAAAAAGCCGGGTATAGCGAAGTGAGCTTGCCACTGATGGTGAACGAAGCATCAGGTTTTGGCACCGGGCAATTGCCGGATAAAGAAGGGCAAATGTATTTTGTGGGCTTGGATAATTTGTACCTGATCCCTACCGCCGAAGTGCCAATAACCAACTTATACCGCGACGTAATTTTAAAGGGCGAAGAATTGCCCGTTAAAAATTGCGGACATACGCCATGCTTCCGCCGTGAGGCGGGCTCGTATGGAGCACATGTACGTGGCCTTAACCGCCTGCACCAGTTTGATAAAGTAGAAATAGTACAAGTTGTGCGCCCGGATGAATCGTACCAAGTACTGGAGGATATGAGCGCCCACGTGCAGGGTTTGCTGCAAAAGCTTGGCTTGCCATACCGTGTATTGCGCCTTTGCGGCGGCGATATGGGTTTTGCATCGGCCCTTACCTATGATATGGAAACCTGGAGCGCGGCGCAGCAACGCTGGCTGGAAGTATCGTCTGTTTCAAACTTCGAGACGTTCCAAAGCAACAGGCTAAAACTACGTTTCCGTAATGCCGAGGGTAAAACCCAATTAGCCCACACCCTTAACGGAAGCGCCCTGGCCCTGCCGCGTATTGTGGCTACTTTATTAGAGAACAATCAAACAGACAAAGGCATTAAAGTGCCCGAGGTGCTGGTACCTTATACAAAGTTTGAGTGGATAGATTAAGGTGTGAATATGAGCGATCGCGACCCTAAAAAGATAGCGCAGTTATTATTTATAATTAATTTATTGCCATCAATAATCGCTTTTTTTGGGGCGTGTATGCTTACAATGACCTGGCAAGGAAGTGATGAGATTTCTGCAAAGGTTTGGACAATATTGGTGTGGGCGGGGCTCATTGCGCAATTCTTATATTTTTTGCAAACTAAATACATACAATTCGCGCTTAAAAAGTCCGTTTGGCTTTATTCTATATTATTGAATTGTGGTTTTATAGTATATTACATAGTGGGTTTTATTTTAGGCGTCATAGAGAATACATTGCAGTTCCAGGCGCTCCTGATAATCCCATTATTGTTATATCCATTAGCTTTTTTAGTTCTCAGTTATCGGGCGTTTAAACAATTGTAATAGCAAGCCACTATTTCTTGCTTGCAATAACGTTCGATTTTACAATAAAAGCCACCTATGTTTCATTGTTTTCTTTTTAACGTCAAGAATCTTTCGGAACGTTACATCCCCTTCTGTATCGCCTCGTAAACAGCATCCTGTATGCGTGGGCGAATGTTAAGGCTGCCCAGCTTATTGCCTACGTTGGGGTGAACACGGTTTGACAGGAACACATAAACCAGGTTGTACTTGGGATCGACCCACACTGCGGTGCCTGTGAAGCCGGTGTGGCCATATGCTTGGTCTGAAGCCAGTTTGGATGGATAATGCCTGTCGGCTATGGGGTCCCAACGGTCGAAACCCAGCCCGCGGCGACTTACTGCCGATTGTTTGGACGTCCATAAGTCTACCGTTTCCGGTTTTATGTACTGAACCCCGCCATAAGTGCCACGGTTAAGCGTCATTTGGTAAAGTATGGCAATATCATTGGCGCTGGCAAATAAACCCGCATGCCCGGCAACGCCTCCCATCAGGGCTGCGGTAGGGTCGTGCACATACCCGTCTATTAGTGTCTTCCTATCTTTTTTATCATCCTCTGTTGGTGGGATGCGGTCGGCAGGGAAGCGGTAAAGCGGTAAAAAACCCGCTGTTTGCATTCCAAGCGGGTTGTAAAGTTTATCCTGCACGTATTTATTCAGAGGTGTAGCGGTAATGGTTTCTGCTATTTGCTGCATAAATATCATGCTTACATCGCTGTAAACATACTGGCCACGCGTTTTTACCGCCGAGCGTAAAGCCGACGGCAGCATTACTTCATCAAAATAATTTTTGCGCAGGTAGTAATTGTCGTTCACCCTGGTAGGGAAAGCGGCCGAAGAGTCGGTACTGTGGTCGGTAGGCTTCACCACCTCAAATGTTTGGATATCCGGAATCAACCCTGCCTGGTGCAGCAATATCTCGCGTACGGTTAAAGTGTTTTTGTTGGTGTTGCGCGTTATGGGCAGGTATGTACCAAGGGTTGAATCGAGATTGAGTTTACCGGCATCGTAAAGCTGCATCGCCTCCATAGTGGTTGCCGATATTTTTGTCATAGATGCTACATCAAAAATATCGGTTATCCTGTCGGGGATGGCATTCTCGTAGGTATGATAGCCATAAGCCTTGTTAAATATCACTTTGCCATCTTTAGCTACCAACACCACACAACCGGGGGTTGCACGGCTACTGATGGCTTCGCTGGCAATATCATCTATGGCTTTCAGGTTATCCGCGTTAATACCGGCATCTTCGGGCACGGTATATTGCAGTCGGGTTTTAGCTGTTAAGAAGCCCGAATGGGCTATGTATTTTGAGGTGTATGTTTGGGTTAAGCGCTGGGTAATGGCAATACCTCCGAAAATAGCCTGCGCATCAAAATAAGCCGCTACCTGTGATACCCGTGCCGACCAAACGATCGGCGAGCTGATACTATTTAATTTTTTCAGCGAGTTACCGTTCCCGATAAGGGATACGATAACGTTCTTTATTTTTTGGTTATCGTTAATAAATGCGATGATCTGCGGATTGTTAACCTCCGCATCACTAAGCTGAACGATAAGTGTGTTATAAAATTTGGTATCCTGCGAAAGGTTATCAAGTGTTTTTACGCTTAAATAATCCAGGCCGTTGATCAGGTCGACCCGGGTATATTTATTTAACAAACTATCAAAACCAGCCCCGTAGATGCCCGAAAAACGTATGCTTGCTATTTTATTATTATCCAGATTTTGCAGCGGAATAAGGTTTTTTTCGTTGTTGAGCAAGACGGTGGCCTGCGCAACCGATAGCTCTTCTTTTACATAGGCTTTACCGCTAAGCGGCGGGTTTTGCGCACAAGCGCTGTTAAAAAGTACAAACCCGGATAGTAGCAGCAGGCAAACATTCCGCCTATTTTTTCTCATAAACCTTAACACCATTTATATACGTTTTTAATACTTTAACATTTGGCAGCTCACTGCCTTTTACCTTCATGATATCCTGATCAAGTATCACAAAATCAGCGTATTTGCCAACTTCGATACTGCCCTTCTCATGTTCCTCGAAATTTGCCTTAGCCGCCCATAGGGTAATACCTCTGAGGGCTTCTGCCCGGCTAAGGGCATTATCCGTTTGAAAACCGTTTGGCGGTAAGCCTTTAAGGTCCTTACGCTCGGTTGCTGCATAAAACGTATACATGGGGTTTATGTTTTCAACCGGGAAATCGGTACCTAAAGGCATCCATCCGTTTTGTTTTAATAATGTCTTATAAATATAACCGCTGGTTTTCAACCGCTGGTTACCAAGGCGTTTTGCCGCCCATACCATATCAGATGTGGCATGCGTAGGCTGCACCGAGGGGATGATATTATTTTCGCCGAAAAGTTTAACATCCTCGGGCGATACGATCTGCGCGTGCTCTATCCGCCAGCGTTTATCATTTTTACCCTTCAAGTTTTCGGCGTATATTTTTAGCATAACGCGGTTGGCCGAGTCGCCGATAGCATGTGTAGCCATCTGGAAGCCATGCGCTGCTATCTTTTTGGCAACTTCTTCAAAATGTGCTTTAGTGCTTAGTAAAAAGCCGTTCCATTTTGCTGAGTCGGCATAGGGTTTTAACAAACAGGCGCCCCTTGAGCCTAATGCACCATCGGCATAAACTTTAAACGCGCGTACGTTAAGGCCGGGAGTTTTATATGCGCCACGTTTAAACAGGTAGTCATAATTTTCGGGCTGATCGGCAAGCATTACATACATGCGCATCTTTAGCGCGCCTTTGTGCTGCAGGGCGGCTATGGTGCTCACCATGGTATAAGGCAGGCCGCAATCGTCAACCGTGGTTAAGCCAACGGCAAAACAGTTTTGCTGCGCGTCCAGTAACGCGGCCTGGGTTATCTGTTCGGTTGGTGCAGGTATCTTCCGGGTAACAATGCCTACAGCGTTATCTATCAGCATGCCGGTAAGCTTGCCGTTCACGGTTTCAATAGTGCCGCCAATAATTTTTTGGCCGGGTTTAATACCTGCTATATTTAATGCCGCCTGGTTGGCAATGGCAGCGTGCCCGTCAATACGGCTTAACAATACCGGCCGTACCGGGAACAGCGAATCGAGTTTTGCTTTGTTAGGGAAGGCTTTGTTAACCCAGATATTTTGGTCCCAGCCATTACCAATTATCCAGCCCTCAGTGTTGTGCCGCGCGTAATTGTTTACCGTATCTAATATAGCCTGCCAACTTTTAAGACCAACGAGTTTTACATCCTGCAGGCCTAAACCGTACTCGTAAAAATGAGCGTGCGCGTCAATAAAACCAGGATATACCGCCTTGCCACCCGCATCAACAACCTGCCGGGCCATGTATTTTTTTTCGATGGTGTCGATATCCCCCACTGCTACTATTTTACCACTGCTTACTACAAAGGCATTGGCGGTGCTAAAGGTGCTGTCTACGGTGTATACAAGAGCGTTTTTTACAAGCAGGTCGGCGTTGTATTCTTTTTGTTTGCATGCCGCCATCAGCAAAAGCAGCACAGGCCATAGTTTCTTCATATTTATAAAAGCGGGTAGGGTGTAAATATTGTCAACCTATACAGGATATACAAGTATGTAACGGTAAAGTTATGGCATCGGATATTTAAATTGCTACTGTTTGGTAATTATCTTCGGTTAAACCTGCCAAACAATAAAGTTATGCAATCAAATTTTTAATTTAGCGTCTGAAAAAGGCGTAGACTAAAAGCCTCATCCAAACCCCTCTTCAAAAGGAAAGGGGCTTGACCTTTTTTAACCCTCTCCCTTGGAGGGGGCAGGGTGAGGCCAAACACAGAAGGGAAATTTTTTAATGCCAGATATAATTCAGCTTTTACCGGATGCCGTTGCCAACCAGATAGCCGCGGGCGAAGTGGTACAGCGCCCGGCATCAGCAGTAAAGGAATTGATAGAGAACGCGATAGATGCCGGTGCTGATAAGATCCAGCTGATATTAAAGGATGCGGGCAAATCACTGATACAGGTTATAGATAATGGCTGCGGTATGAGCCTTACAGACGCGCGCATGTGTTTTGAGCGCCATGCCACATCCAAGATACGCAAGGCCGAAGACCTTTTTGCCATACGTACCATGGGCTTCAGGGGCGAGGCTATGGCATCGATAGCGGCTATTGCCCAGGTAGAACTGAAAACGCGCCGCCATGAGGATGAATTGGGTACCTGTATCATCATTGAAGGCTCGGAAGTGATAACCCAGGAAGCTTGCTCGGCTAACTTCGGTACATCCATCTGTATCAAAAATCTTTTTTACAATACCCCTGCACGCCGTAACTTTTTAAAAAGTAACCCGGTTGAAATGCGCCATATTATCGACGAGTTTCAGCGTGTGGCGCTGGCAAACCCGCAGGTGTTTTTAACCCTGCACCACGATGGGCAGGAGGTGTACCACTTGCCGGCATCGGCCCTTAAACAGCGCATTGTGCACTTGTTTGGCAATAATTACAACCAGCGCCTGGTGCCGGTAGAAGAAGAAACCACTATTATAAACCTGCGTGGTTTTGTAGGCAAACCCGAGTTTGCACGTAAAACGCGTGGTGAGCAGTTCTTTTTTGTGAACAACCGTTTTATTAAAGATGCTTACCTGAACCATGCGGTGCTTACGGCGTTCCAGGAGTTGCTGCCCGACGAAACCTATCCGCTCTATGTACTTTTTATAGATATCGACCCGGCTAAAATTGATATCAACGTACACCCCACAAAAACCGAAATAAAGTACCAAGACGAGAAATCCATTTATGCCATTATCCGTTCGGCGGTAAAACGGTCGCTGGGGAAATATAATATTACCCCTACGCTTGATTTTGACCAGGAGAACAGCATCGGTCACCTGATAACGCCAAAACCCTTTGAGGAAATAGTGCAGCCAAGTATTGCGTTCAACCCGGATTTTAACCCCTTTGCCAACGAGAAAAAAGCAAGCGAACGCGAGATACCATTTTTGCGCGACACCAATAACCACCATACCGCTATACCCCGTAACTGGGATACCCTTTACGAGATAAGCAAGAAGGAAGATGCCCTGCAGCACCAGATACACGAGGAAAAAAGCATCCCGGTTAATGAGCAGGAAATTACAAAAAGCAGCGAGAAGCAATTCTTTCAGGTACATAACAGGTTTATCCTGTCGCAGATAAAATCAGGCTTTATGCTGATAAACCAGCAAGCGGCGCATGAGCGTATCTTGTACGAGCGTTTTTTGCAGCAACTGCAAAACCATAGCGGGGTTAGTCAGCAGAGTTTATTTCCGCAGTCGGTTACACTAAACAGCAGCGATTTTGAGTTATTGAGAGAACTGTTACCTGATATACGCGCGCTTGGGTTTGATATTCGCGAGTTTGGCCGCAATACCGTTGTGGTAGAAGGCATACCGGCAGATATACGTGATGCCAGCGAACACCAGATGCTTGAACAACTGCTGGAAGGGTTTAAAAACAACCTTTCGATTTTAAAGTTAGATAAGCGCGATAACCTTGCGCGATCGCTGGCACGTAACGCCGCGCTAAAAGGAGGCGTAAAGCTATCAATGGAAGAAATGAACCAACTGGTAGATCAGCTTTTTGCCTGCCAGATGCCAAACCTGGCGCTAAATGGCAAGCCTGTAATTAGTACCTTTACGCTTACCGAATTAGCAGAACGATTTGAAAAATAATAACGCTTAAACCATTATACCATATAAAATGCAGTCACCTTTTGCCAATATGCCCCCGGTTGTTAAAAACCTGTTGATCATAAATATTATATTTTTTATTGCCACATATGCGTTAGGAAGACTGGTGAACCTTGACCAGTTGCTTGCTGTTTATTACCCTAATTCACCATTATTCCGTCCGTGGCAGGTAATTACTTATATGTTTATGCATGGCGGGTTCTCGCATATATTTTTCAATATGTTCGCGCTGGTTATGTTTGGGCCAATGCTTGAGTATACTTTAGGCTCTAAAAAGTTCTTCAATTACTATTTTATAACCGGTATAGGCGGTTTTGTATTGTATATGGTAGTGCAGGCTATGCAGGTTTATGCAATAGCCGGAGCTGTTACCATACCGCACCCCGAACTGGAAAGCTCATATTTTATGTTTGGCGGCGGGCAAGAGCAGGCGCAAGCCCTTTATAATTTATATCACATACCCATGTTAGGGGCATCGGGCGCTGTATTCGGCATTTTAGTTGGTTTCGGCATGCTTTTTCCAAATATGGAAATGCTGATCATGTTCATCCCTATACCCGTTAAGGCAAAGTATGTTGTTATTGGTTATGTTGCCATTGAATTATTCTCCGGTGTAGGCCGTTTTGCCGGCGATAATGTAGCACACTTCGCCCATCTTGGCGGCGCGTTGTTTGGCTTTTTGCTGATAAAAATTTGGAAGATAAGGCGCCCCAACAATTTTTATTAAAGGCCGTTTATAAGTATATTATAACTATCATGAACACCCTTTGGAAAGATATTCAGTATAAGCTTTTAAGGTCTGGCAATAAAATCAGCCTGCTTATCGGGATAAATGTGTTTATGTTTTTGCTGATCAACATCAGCGCAGTTGTTGAACAGTTATTCAGAGGGTTTGGTAACAGCGCCATTTTAGCGTTAAGCAACGAATATTTGTTACTGCCGGCTTACCTGCCCAAGTTGCTCTATCGTTTCTGGACTCCCTTCACCTACATGTTTATGCATGCAGGGGTGCTGCATATTCTGTTTAATATGCTATGGCTGTATTGGATGGGGCAGATATTTGAAGAGTACCTGGGCAATAAACGTACCATTGGCCTATATATACTCGGAGGGCTTTCGGGCGGTTTATTGTTTATTGCCTGCTATAATATTCTTCCGGCTTTTACCAGCATAAACGCGGCGGCCGGCGGG includes:
- the rsmI gene encoding 16S rRNA (cytidine(1402)-2'-O)-methyltransferase; translated protein: MPGKLYLVPTPIGNLEDMTFRAIRILKEADLILAEDTRTSAPMLKHFDIQNKVFAHHQHNEHQSSNEIIKFLLMGQNIALISDAGTPAISDPGFFLVREALKYNIAVECLPGATAFVPALVNSGFPTDKFCFEGFLPLKKGRQTRYKLLATEERTIILYESPHRLLKTLDEMITFFGADRQLSVSRELTKMFEETVRGTVAEVKTYFETHPLKGEFVMCIAGAAPAGGKKKKYAEEEED
- the serS gene encoding serine--tRNA ligase, with translation MLQVSYIRDNREQVLERLAVKNFKQPELVDEIIRLDNERLAAQRESEESKAAANQGAKQIGELMRAGKKAEAEQLKANTGNAKENIKKLDEQLATIEESLYQKIILLPNLPHASVPKGLTPEENEVVLESGNKPVLPDNALPHWELAAKYDLIDFELGVKITGAGFPVYKNKGAKLQRALINFFIDEAEKAGYSEVSLPLMVNEASGFGTGQLPDKEGQMYFVGLDNLYLIPTAEVPITNLYRDVILKGEELPVKNCGHTPCFRREAGSYGAHVRGLNRLHQFDKVEIVQVVRPDESYQVLEDMSAHVQGLLQKLGLPYRVLRLCGGDMGFASALTYDMETWSAAQQRWLEVSSVSNFETFQSNRLKLRFRNAEGKTQLAHTLNGSALALPRIVATLLENNQTDKGIKVPEVLVPYTKFEWID
- a CDS encoding serine hydrolase; amino-acid sequence: MRKNRRNVCLLLLSGFVLFNSACAQNPPLSGKAYVKEELSVAQATVLLNNEKNLIPLQNLDNNKIASIRFSGIYGAGFDSLLNKYTRVDLINGLDYLSVKTLDNLSQDTKFYNTLIVQLSDAEVNNPQIIAFINDNQKIKNVIVSLIGNGNSLKKLNSISSPIVWSARVSQVAAYFDAQAIFGGIAITQRLTQTYTSKYIAHSGFLTAKTRLQYTVPEDAGINADNLKAIDDIASEAISSRATPGCVVLVAKDGKVIFNKAYGYHTYENAIPDRITDIFDVASMTKISATTMEAMQLYDAGKLNLDSTLGTYLPITRNTNKNTLTVREILLHQAGLIPDIQTFEVVKPTDHSTDSSAAFPTRVNDNYYLRKNYFDEVMLPSALRSAVKTRGQYVYSDVSMIFMQQIAETITATPLNKYVQDKLYNPLGMQTAGFLPLYRFPADRIPPTEDDKKDRKTLIDGYVHDPTAALMGGVAGHAGLFASANDIAILYQMTLNRGTYGGVQYIKPETVDLWTSKQSAVSRRGLGFDRWDPIADRHYPSKLASDQAYGHTGFTGTAVWVDPKYNLVYVFLSNRVHPNVGNKLGSLNIRPRIQDAVYEAIQKGM
- a CDS encoding amidohydrolase — protein: MKKLWPVLLLLMAACKQKEYNADLLVKNALVYTVDSTFSTANAFVVSSGKIVAVGDIDTIEKKYMARQVVDAGGKAVYPGFIDAHAHFYEYGLGLQDVKLVGLKSWQAILDTVNNYARHNTEGWIIGNGWDQNIWVNKAFPNKAKLDSLFPVRPVLLSRIDGHAAIANQAALNIAGIKPGQKIIGGTIETVNGKLTGMLIDNAVGIVTRKIPAPTEQITQAALLDAQQNCFAVGLTTVDDCGLPYTMVSTIAALQHKGALKMRMYVMLADQPENYDYLFKRGAYKTPGLNVRAFKVYADGALGSRGACLLKPYADSAKWNGFLLSTKAHFEEVAKKIAAHGFQMATHAIGDSANRVMLKIYAENLKGKNDKRWRIEHAQIVSPEDVKLFGENNIIPSVQPTHATSDMVWAAKRLGNQRLKTSGYIYKTLLKQNGWMPLGTDFPVENINPMYTFYAATERKDLKGLPPNGFQTDNALSRAEALRGITLWAAKANFEEHEKGSIEVGKYADFVILDQDIMKVKGSELPNVKVLKTYINGVKVYEKK
- the mutL gene encoding DNA mismatch repair endonuclease MutL produces the protein MPDIIQLLPDAVANQIAAGEVVQRPASAVKELIENAIDAGADKIQLILKDAGKSLIQVIDNGCGMSLTDARMCFERHATSKIRKAEDLFAIRTMGFRGEAMASIAAIAQVELKTRRHEDELGTCIIIEGSEVITQEACSANFGTSICIKNLFYNTPARRNFLKSNPVEMRHIIDEFQRVALANPQVFLTLHHDGQEVYHLPASALKQRIVHLFGNNYNQRLVPVEEETTIINLRGFVGKPEFARKTRGEQFFFVNNRFIKDAYLNHAVLTAFQELLPDETYPLYVLFIDIDPAKIDINVHPTKTEIKYQDEKSIYAIIRSAVKRSLGKYNITPTLDFDQENSIGHLITPKPFEEIVQPSIAFNPDFNPFANEKKASEREIPFLRDTNNHHTAIPRNWDTLYEISKKEDALQHQIHEEKSIPVNEQEITKSSEKQFFQVHNRFILSQIKSGFMLINQQAAHERILYERFLQQLQNHSGVSQQSLFPQSVTLNSSDFELLRELLPDIRALGFDIREFGRNTVVVEGIPADIRDASEHQMLEQLLEGFKNNLSILKLDKRDNLARSLARNAALKGGVKLSMEEMNQLVDQLFACQMPNLALNGKPVISTFTLTELAERFEK
- a CDS encoding rhomboid family intramembrane serine protease, whose product is MQSPFANMPPVVKNLLIINIIFFIATYALGRLVNLDQLLAVYYPNSPLFRPWQVITYMFMHGGFSHIFFNMFALVMFGPMLEYTLGSKKFFNYYFITGIGGFVLYMVVQAMQVYAIAGAVTIPHPELESSYFMFGGGQEQAQALYNLYHIPMLGASGAVFGILVGFGMLFPNMEMLIMFIPIPVKAKYVVIGYVAIELFSGVGRFAGDNVAHFAHLGGALFGFLLIKIWKIRRPNNFY